AAATCTTTTACTTTTGATGAAATCAAGCAGAAACTGGTCAGTTATTGTGTGTATCAGGATCGCTGTCATGCGGAGGTGGAGCAGAAAATGAGAGAATTTCTCCTGATTGAAGAGGCAAAAGAAGAAATTATTCTCTATCTGATGAAAGAAAATTACCTCAATGAAGAAAGGTTTACCAGAAGCTATATCAGAGGGAAATTTTACATTAAACATTGGGGAAGGAATAAGATCAGAATGAACCTTAAGCAGAAGCAAATCTCTGAAAAACTGATCAGTATGTGTTTTGATGAAATATATGAAGATGATTACATCAAAACGATCACAAGAATCTATGAAGACTATTCTTCAAAACAGAAAGGATTGCAGGAATATCAGAAAAAAGTGAAGACTATAAAATATTTAATGAGCAGAGGCTTTGAATATGAGAAAATAAATGATATTTTTGACTAAATATTGAATAAAATTTAAAGTTATCTTTTTTGAGCTTAAAAAAAATAAGAAAGAGTATTATGGGTAAATATCACCCTTAGCTGAATTTTTATGGTATGATTTTTGTCAACCATTTGCTCTATTGATTGACTCCTAAAGGTTTCATAAAATAGTTAAACATCAAATTTATTTTTGATTTCAGTATCTAAATAGAATTTTATTTTATTTTTGCATGATTGTATCGAAATTATCATTGGTGGATAATTGGATCTTACACTAATTAAAAATATGGACACAAATATAGACAATGTACAATTCTCTTAGAAAAAAAATATTTGGAGGAGATAATGTTGTCAATCTCTCAGACGTAAGATATCTTCCTAGATGGATAATATTGGTAATAGATATTATTATCCTGGTTATATCCCTATTTCTTTCTACTTATATTATAGAAAAAATTACACAAAAAGAATTTATTTACCATCAGGATAAAAGTATTGTTTTTGCTTTTATAATCTTGGTGAACACTTTCTTTATGTATATTTTTAAAACGTATGCCGGGATCATCAGGCATTCAACTTTTATAGATCTGTTCAAATTACTTGTATCGTGTTTCAGTACGATGTTTGTTGTTGCTACAATTAATGTAGTATACTTTTGGACTACAGGTGGAAAGTTTATTTTAACTCCTTATCTGGTACTGTATTTTGTGATCTCTTTTATGGGATTATTTCTCTTTAGACTTTATGTTAAAGAATTTTTTCACATTGTAAGAGAATACAGAAGAAGTGCATTGAAAAAACGGATTTTAGTACTGGGAATTGATGAACAATCTATTGCTATTGCAAGAGCCATTTTAGATAACCCCAATCTTCCTTATCAGGTAGTTGGTTTTTTAACACAGAGAACCGATTCAAAAAGAGCATCATTGCTTGGAAAGCCAATCTATGCAAAAGAAAAGATTGAGACTAGTACAAAAGATGATCTTGTTATTGACGGGGTTATTATTGTAAAAGAAATGATGGCAAAGGATGAAATGAATTCCTGGGTCAATTTATTTTTAGAGAAAGATCTGAATGTATTTAAAGCTCCTTCTGTTCAAAAATTGAGAGATAGTGATTTAGGCGGATCAATAAGAAATCTTCAAATTGAGGACCTTCTTAATAGAAAACCTATCAAGATTGAGAACGAGGAAGTTAAAAGCAGACATTACGGTAAAAATGTATTAGTTACCGGGGGAGCTGGTTCAATAGGGAGCGAAATTATCCGACAGGTAGCTCAGTTTACCCCTTCTTTGATTGTTGTACTTGATCAGGCTGAAACCCCATTATATGATATTGAACTTGAAATGAAGGAGAAATTTCCTCATATCAGATTTAAATTTGTATTAGCTGATGTTTCCAATATTCACAGAATTGAGCCGTTATTCCAGACGTATAACTTTTCAATGGTATACCATGCTGCAGCTTATAAGCATGTTCCTCTTGTAGAAGATAATCCAAACGAGGCAATCCGTGTAAATGTTTTAGGATCAAAAAATATAGCTGTTTTATCCAGTCGTTACAAGGTCAACAGATTTGTAATGATTTCAACAGATAAGGCGGTAAATCCTACCAATGTAATGGGAGCCTCGAAAAGGGCAGCCGAATTATTTGTTCAGTCTTTACAACACGCTGAAGGTAATACAACAAAATTTATTACCACAAGATTCGGAAATGTTTTGGGGTCAAATGGATCTGTTATTCCTCATTTCAAAAAACAGATTGAGGCAGGTGGGCCTGTTACCATCACCCACCCTGATATTGTAAGATACTTTATGACCATTCCTGAAGCATGTGAACTTGTTCTTCAGGCTGGAACTATGGGACAGGGAGGAGAAATCTTTGTTTTTGATATGGGTGAACCTGTGAAGATTCTTGATTTAGCAAGAAGAATGATAAAACTATCAGGTTTTGAGCCTAATATTGATATCAAAATTATTTATACGGGATTAAGACCAGGGGAAAAACTATACGAAGAACTCCTAAGTGATAATGCAAAAACGCTTCCTACACATAATGAAAAAATTATGGTTTCTAAAGATCCTACCATGTCGTTTTCGGAAATAGAACGTTTGGTAAATCAGATAACGGAAGCCTCTGTAATGCAGGAAAAAGTAGAAGTTGTTAAGATTCTTAAGCTTATCGTACCAGAATTTATAAGTAATAATTCTATCTACGAGGTTTTGGATAAATAGGAAAAAATATAAATGTATATTTGTACAATTTTAAAATATGAAAAGTAAAATATTAGGACTGTTTTCTATACTCTTATTAGTATCATGTAAGGTTAAAGATAATGCTCAGAATGATTTAAACTATATGCAGAATATAGAACAAGTGGCTATTGAATCATCTGCAAAAAATTCTGGTAATACAATACAGACAGGAGATCAGCTGGTTATCCTGATTACCGCTAAAGATATGGATGTAGTAAAGCCATTTAATCAGAGCTATTCTTCTTCTGAAATGGTTCAGCCTAGTAATACCAATGCAGGAGGCAATATGCCTAGCCAGGGAACAACAACAATAACAGGACCTACTTATATTGTAGATAATAATGGTAATATCGATTTTCCGGTTATTGGTACAATTAATACAACAGGTAAGACACTGATTGATGTTAAAAATGAATTAAAAGAAAAAGTAAGCCAATATGTTATTAACCCAACTGTAAGTGTAAGACTTACTAACTTTAAAATTACAGTACTTGGGGAGGTTAACAGGCAAGGAGATTATACCATTACTAACGGACAGGCAACTATTTGGAATGCTTTAGGACTTGCTGGTGATTTAACCGGATATGGAAAAAGAACAGACGTATTGGTGGTAAGAACTGAAGATGGAAAAGTTACTCATGGTAGAATTAATCTACAGGACGCTAACTTGATTAATTCTCCGTTTTTTAATTTAAAACAAGGTGACGCCATTATTGTTCAGTCAACTAAAGCAAAAGAAATAGTATCAAGACAGAATCCTAATACAGGACTTTACCTTACTGCTATTTCTATTGGTGTGACAGCTCTTGCTGTTGTTATTGGTTTGTTTAAAAAATAAAAGTTACGTAATTAAACTATCAAAAATAATATTGTTAATTTAATTATTTGAAAGAATCACAAAAAATGAAATCATATAATATAGCCATTATAGGACAAGGGTATGTAGGATTACCTTTGTCTTTGGAATTTGCTCATCATTATCCGGTTTTGGGTTTTGATATTAATACAGAAAGAATTAATGAGCTTAATAATGGTCATGATACGACATTAGAAGCAGATATTGATAAACTTAAAGATTGTTTAAACCGTTATAATGAGTCAAAAGGAACTATTGGTTATAGAGGAACAAGTAATATTCGGGAAATTGCCGACTGTAATGTTTTTGTTGTAACGGTACCTACACCTATTGATAAATATAATGCTCCGGACCTGAACCCATTGCTTACAGCTTCAAAGATGCTGGGAGAAATTATCAAGAAAGGAGATATTGTCATATATGAATCTACTGTTTTCCCTGGCTGTACTGAAGAAGAATGTGTTCCAATTCTGGAAAAATATTCAGAATTAAAATTTAATGAAGACTTCTTTGTAGGATATTCCCCTGAAAGAATCAATCCGGGAGATAAAATAAATACCTTAACCAATGTAATGAAAGTCACTTCCGGATCTACAGCTGAAATAGCACAGGAAGTTGACGATTTATATAAAAAAATAATTACAGCAGGTACTCACAAAGCGCCTAGTATTAGAGTAGCAGAAGCTTCAAAAGCGATTGAAAATGCTCAACGAGATGTAAACATTTCTTTTGTTAATGAGTTGGCCCTTATCTTTGATAGAATGGGGATTGATACCAATGACGTTCTTGAAGCAGCTGGAACAAAATATAATTTTCTGAAATATAAACCTGGCCTTGTTGGAGGACACTGTATTTCTGTAGATCCATATTATCTGGCACATAAAGCTGAGCAATTGGGCTATCATCCGGACGTTATATTATCAGGGCGTAGGGTAAATGATTCAATTGCAAAATTTATAGCATCAAAAGTGGTAAAATTGCTTATAGCTAAAGGAAATGTTATCAAAAATTCTCAAGCTTTAATTTTAGGAGTAACTTTTAAAGAAAATTGTCCTGATGTAAGAAATACAAAAGTGATTGACATTTATAATGAATTAAAAGATTATGGGGTAGAGGTAGATATTTTTGATCCGTGGGCAGATAAAGAAGAAGTAAAACATGAATATGGGGTAACTATTCTAGATCAGTTTAAGGAAAATAAAAAATATGATTCAATTATCATTGCTGTATCTCACAAAGAATTTCTCACATTAGATTTTGAAAAAATAAAAAAAGAGGATAGTATTATTTTTGATACTAAAGCTTGTATTGATCGAAGTTTAGTAGATGCAAGGCTCTAATTATTAAAAAACTAATTAATATGTGTTGTTAAAATAAGACAACATAGCAAATTGTAAAATTTAAAACTAAATAATGGATAATCCAGTTATTGAAGGATCAGAAAAAGAAATTAATATTCAGGAGATAATTAAACCCTATTTGAGAAACTGGGTGTGGTTTATTATTGTTCCTATTATATGTTTAGTTGCAACGTACTTTTACTTAAAGTTTGTTACACCTATATATAATATTCAGTCATCCGTTCTTATTAAAGACGCTAAAAAAAGTCCTACTGTGGGAGGAGGTGAGTTTGGTGTTTTACAAGACTTATCTGGTTTTGGAGGAATGGGAACGAATAGTATTGAGAATGAAATAGAAATTTTCAAGTCTAAAAAACTTATGTATGAAGTGGTAAAGCAGAATAATCTGCAGACTTCAATATATACAAAATCCAAATTAAATGATGAGGAACTCTACAAAGAGACATCTCCTATAACCATTCAAGTTATTAACGAAAAGGAGTATACCCAAAGAATAACACCGGTAAACATTAAAATTTCTGGTCAAAATATTGTTTTAACAAGTGATAGCTTTCCGGAAATTAAAACACAGTTCAATAAAACAGTCAGCTTACCTTATGCTAATTTATTGATCATTAAAAACCCGATGTATAATAAGTCTAAGGCTGAAGATCTGAGTAATATACATTTTATCTATTCTACTATAGAAGGTACTGTGAATTATTTACAGAAAATATTAAATGTAAGCTTAATTAATAAAGAATCAACAGTTATTAATTTATCATTGAATTATGCGAATGTAAATAAAGCTAAGGATATTGTAAATACTTTAGTAAAAGCATATAATAATGATGCTATTAGTGATAAGAATTCAGAATCAAAAAAGACTAAAGATTTTATTGACGATAGAATAAATCTTATATCAAAAGAATTAGGACAGGTTGAAAATGAAAAAGAACGTTTCAAATCGAGCAACCAAATTAC
This Chryseobacterium sp. G0162 DNA region includes the following protein-coding sequences:
- a CDS encoding regulatory protein RecX, with the protein product MHMEKKSFTFDEIKQKLVSYCVYQDRCHAEVEQKMREFLLIEEAKEEIILYLMKENYLNEERFTRSYIRGKFYIKHWGRNKIRMNLKQKQISEKLISMCFDEIYEDDYIKTITRIYEDYSSKQKGLQEYQKKVKTIKYLMSRGFEYEKINDIFD
- a CDS encoding polysaccharide biosynthesis protein; translated protein: MYNSLRKKIFGGDNVVNLSDVRYLPRWIILVIDIIILVISLFLSTYIIEKITQKEFIYHQDKSIVFAFIILVNTFFMYIFKTYAGIIRHSTFIDLFKLLVSCFSTMFVVATINVVYFWTTGGKFILTPYLVLYFVISFMGLFLFRLYVKEFFHIVREYRRSALKKRILVLGIDEQSIAIARAILDNPNLPYQVVGFLTQRTDSKRASLLGKPIYAKEKIETSTKDDLVIDGVIIVKEMMAKDEMNSWVNLFLEKDLNVFKAPSVQKLRDSDLGGSIRNLQIEDLLNRKPIKIENEEVKSRHYGKNVLVTGGAGSIGSEIIRQVAQFTPSLIVVLDQAETPLYDIELEMKEKFPHIRFKFVLADVSNIHRIEPLFQTYNFSMVYHAAAYKHVPLVEDNPNEAIRVNVLGSKNIAVLSSRYKVNRFVMISTDKAVNPTNVMGASKRAAELFVQSLQHAEGNTTKFITTRFGNVLGSNGSVIPHFKKQIEAGGPVTITHPDIVRYFMTIPEACELVLQAGTMGQGGEIFVFDMGEPVKILDLARRMIKLSGFEPNIDIKIIYTGLRPGEKLYEELLSDNAKTLPTHNEKIMVSKDPTMSFSEIERLVNQITEASVMQEKVEVVKILKLIVPEFISNNSIYEVLDK
- a CDS encoding polysaccharide biosynthesis/export family protein — encoded protein: MKSKILGLFSILLLVSCKVKDNAQNDLNYMQNIEQVAIESSAKNSGNTIQTGDQLVILITAKDMDVVKPFNQSYSSSEMVQPSNTNAGGNMPSQGTTTITGPTYIVDNNGNIDFPVIGTINTTGKTLIDVKNELKEKVSQYVINPTVSVRLTNFKITVLGEVNRQGDYTITNGQATIWNALGLAGDLTGYGKRTDVLVVRTEDGKVTHGRINLQDANLINSPFFNLKQGDAIIVQSTKAKEIVSRQNPNTGLYLTAISIGVTALAVVIGLFKK
- a CDS encoding nucleotide sugar dehydrogenase — protein: MKSYNIAIIGQGYVGLPLSLEFAHHYPVLGFDINTERINELNNGHDTTLEADIDKLKDCLNRYNESKGTIGYRGTSNIREIADCNVFVVTVPTPIDKYNAPDLNPLLTASKMLGEIIKKGDIVIYESTVFPGCTEEECVPILEKYSELKFNEDFFVGYSPERINPGDKINTLTNVMKVTSGSTAEIAQEVDDLYKKIITAGTHKAPSIRVAEASKAIENAQRDVNISFVNELALIFDRMGIDTNDVLEAAGTKYNFLKYKPGLVGGHCISVDPYYLAHKAEQLGYHPDVILSGRRVNDSIAKFIASKVVKLLIAKGNVIKNSQALILGVTFKENCPDVRNTKVIDIYNELKDYGVEVDIFDPWADKEEVKHEYGVTILDQFKENKKYDSIIIAVSHKEFLTLDFEKIKKEDSIIFDTKACIDRSLVDARL